The Populus nigra chromosome 19, ddPopNigr1.1, whole genome shotgun sequence genome includes a window with the following:
- the LOC133680566 gene encoding uncharacterized protein LOC133680566, producing MGSQISKQIERRKEILTEKKVLVDLEESSGETYPGSDYRPSDRKNWMAGFNPEKLHINQIVWPGTHDSASNRIGIPLITRPFAQCQSLSIYRQLCVGTRVFDIRVQEDRRVCHGILTTYSVDVVIRDLKKFLLETESEMVILEIRTEFGHEDPPEFDKYLKEQLGEYLIHQDDSVFGKTIAELLPKRVICVWKPRKSPAPKHGSPLWSAGYLTDNWIDTDLPLTKFQSNMKYLGEQPPVSSRKYFYRVENTVTPQADNPIVCVKPVTNRIHGYARLFITQCFSKGCADKLQIFSTDFIDEDFVDACVGLTRARVVGKA from the coding sequence ATGGGTTCTCAGATCTCTAAACAGATTGAAAGGCGTAAAGAAATCTTAACTGAGAAGAAGGTTTTGGTTGATCTTGAGGAAAGCTCTGGAGAAACATATCCAGGTTCTGATTATCGTCCATCAGACAGGAAGAATTGGATGGCTGGGTTCAACCCTGAGAAACTTCACATAAACCAAATTGTATGGCCTGGAACCCATGATTCTGCTTCTAATAGGATTGGCATCCCATTGATCACTCGTCCTTTCGCTCAATGTCAGTCTTTGTCCATCTACCGTCAGCTTTGTGTAGGCACCAGAGTTTTTGATATTCGGGTTCAGGAAGACCGTCGGGTCTGCCATGGAATCCTGACAACATATAGTGTTGATGTTGTTATTCGAGACCTCAAGAAATTCTTGTTAGAAACTGAGTCAGAGATGGTAATTCTTGAGATCAGGACAGAGTTTGGCCATGAGGATCCTCCAGAGTTTGACAAGTACTTGAAGGAACAGCTTGGAGAATACCTGATCCATCAGGACGATAGTGTTTTTGGCAAAACAATTGCGGAATTGTTACCGAAGAGGGTAATCTGTGTATGGAAGCCAAGGAAATCACCAGCTCCGAAACATGGAAGCCCGTTGTGGAGTGCCGGTTATTTGACAGATAATTGGATTGACACAGATTTGCCATTAACAAAATTTCAAAGCAACATGAAGTATTTGGGTGAACAGCCACCGGTTTCGTCAAGGAAATACTTTTACAGAGTGGAGAATACTGTTACACCACAAGCAGATAACCCAATTGTATGTGTTAAACCTGTGACCAACCGGATTCATGGATATGCTAGGTTGTTCATAACACAGTGTTTCTCAAAGGGATGTGCTGATAAGTTGCAGATCTTCTCCACAGATTTTATTGATGAGGATTTTGTTGATGCATGTGTTGGATTGACACGGGCAAGGGTTGTAGGGAAGGCTtaa
- the LOC133679537 gene encoding tRNA-splicing endonuclease subunit Sen2-2-like gives MGPRWKGKGAEAKALADPMSEIVSQLQSSLLQSNACASLSGCSVLLAVETEQTELLTRACFGKPIITAEKEKQWFQLGLEEAFYLCYSLKCLKIAGEDNFVKNDLDLWLYMKLKKEKFPDFYKAYSHLRMKNWVLRPGLQYGVDFVAYRHHPSLVHSEYAVIVLSEGDTGRLRVWSDFHCTIRLCGSVAKTLLILNVDKNGHGAISPSCLERYSIEECTITRWSPEQSRDDKKAS, from the coding sequence ATGGGGCCAAGATGGAAAGGAAAAGGAGCAGAAGCTAAAGCACTAGCAGATCCCATGTCAGAAATAGTCTCACAGCTTCAATCTTCTCTTCTTCAGTCAAATGCATGTGCGTCACTCTCAGGTTGTAGTGTGCTTCTTGCAGTGGAAACAGAACAGACTGAGCTTCTCACACGGGCATGTTTCGGTAAACCCATTATCACAGCTGAGAAAGAAAAGCAATGGTTTCAGTTGGGTTTGGAGGAAgcattttatttgtgttattctttaaaatgtttaaagatTGCTGGTGaagataattttgttaaaaatgatttagatTTGTGGTtgtatatgaaattgaaaaaggaaaaattccCGGATTTTTATAAGGCGTATTCTCATCTTCGTATGAAAAATTGGGTTCTCAGGCCAGGATTACAGTATGGCGTGGATTTCGTTGCTTACCGGCATCATCCATCTTTGGTACATTCAGAATATGCTGTGATTGTTTTATCAGAAGGGGATACTGGGAGATTGAGGGTGTGGTCTGATTTCCACTGCACTATTAGACTTTGTGGAAGTGTTGCAAAAACGTTGTTAATTCTAAATGTTGACAAAAATGGTCACGGTGCTATCTCTCCATCTTGTTTGGAGAGATACTCTATTGAGGAGTGCACAATCACGAGATGGAGTCCAGAACAAAGCCGTGATGATAAAAAAGCCTCATAA